A stretch of Stenotrophomonas indicatrix DNA encodes these proteins:
- the hflD gene encoding high frequency lysogenization protein HflD, translated as MSFTVDDRVLALAGIAQALQQVRRIADTGHSDAAAVRTAVDSVFRIDAASPQAVFGDRHALKSGLRLLHNYFRSQGQDPILPKLALSVLQLERRFVQDGATVNKVASGIERAQRQATELGDSGHPDVLAALGGLYADTISHLKPRVMVQGNPHYLGQAGVVAEIRALLLAAVRAAVLWRQLGGSYWDFLLSRKAMVEAVDRQLA; from the coding sequence ATGAGTTTCACTGTCGACGACCGCGTTCTGGCTTTGGCCGGCATTGCCCAGGCCCTGCAGCAGGTACGCCGTATCGCCGATACCGGCCACTCCGACGCCGCTGCCGTGCGCACTGCCGTGGACAGCGTGTTCCGCATCGATGCGGCCTCGCCGCAGGCGGTTTTTGGCGATCGGCACGCCCTGAAATCCGGCCTGCGCCTGCTGCACAATTATTTCCGCAGCCAGGGCCAGGACCCGATCCTGCCCAAGCTGGCCCTGTCGGTACTGCAGCTGGAGCGCCGCTTCGTGCAGGACGGCGCTACCGTGAACAAGGTCGCCTCGGGTATCGAGCGCGCCCAGCGCCAGGCCACCGAGCTGGGTGACAGCGGCCACCCCGATGTGCTGGCCGCGCTGGGCGGCCTGTATGCAGACACCATCAGCCACCTCAAGCCGCGGGTCATGGTGCAGGGCAACCCGCATTACCTGGGCCAGGCCGGCGTGGTGGCCGAGATCCGTGCGCTGCTGCTGGCCGCCGTGCGCGCCGCCGTACTGTGGCGGCAGCTGGGTGGCAGTTACTGGGACTTCCTGCTCAGCCGCAAGGCGATGGTCGAGGCCGTGGACCGGCAGCTGGCCTGA
- the mnmA gene encoding tRNA 2-thiouridine(34) synthase MnmA, producing MSSPRVMVGVSGGVDSSVAAWRLVQQGEAVAGLFMQNWADDGSGDCRAEDDRRDAVAVCGLLGIPFHFRDFSNEYWQGVFEHFLAEYAAGRTPNPDVLCNREVKFKHFLDAARELGAERIATGHYARIAQRGHQWLLLRGADRSKDQSYFLHQLGQEQLAATLFPIGDLEKSDLRRIARDVSLPTHAKKDSTGICFIGERDFREFLGRYLPAKAGQILDPSDGSVIAEHPGVFYFTLGQREGLNIGGVRGRPAAPWYVVGKDVASNVLYVDQDRDSPWMLSNRLRSETAHWIAGAPPARRFECTAQTRYRQPDEPCTVDVLDDGSVQVTFARPQRAVTPGQSLVLYDGEVCLGGAVIAATDAPLEQRLRTTPSPFEVIAA from the coding sequence ATGAGCAGCCCTCGGGTGATGGTTGGCGTGTCTGGCGGCGTGGATTCTTCCGTGGCTGCCTGGCGCCTGGTGCAGCAGGGCGAGGCCGTGGCCGGTCTGTTCATGCAGAACTGGGCCGACGACGGCAGCGGTGACTGCCGCGCCGAGGACGACCGCCGCGACGCGGTAGCGGTCTGCGGACTGCTGGGCATTCCGTTCCATTTCCGCGATTTCTCCAACGAATACTGGCAGGGCGTGTTCGAGCACTTCCTGGCCGAATACGCCGCCGGCCGCACGCCCAACCCGGACGTGCTGTGCAACCGCGAAGTGAAGTTCAAGCACTTCCTTGATGCGGCCCGCGAACTGGGCGCCGAGCGGATCGCCACCGGCCATTACGCACGCATTGCCCAGCGCGGCCATCAGTGGCTGCTGCTGCGCGGCGCCGACCGCTCCAAGGACCAGAGCTACTTCCTGCACCAGCTGGGGCAGGAGCAGCTGGCGGCCACCCTGTTCCCGATTGGTGACCTGGAAAAGAGCGACCTGCGCCGGATCGCCCGCGACGTCAGCCTGCCAACCCACGCCAAGAAGGATTCCACCGGCATCTGCTTCATCGGCGAGCGCGATTTCCGTGAGTTCCTTGGGCGCTACCTGCCGGCCAAGGCCGGGCAGATCCTCGATCCCAGCGATGGCAGCGTGATCGCCGAACATCCTGGCGTCTTCTATTTCACCCTGGGCCAGCGCGAAGGCCTGAACATCGGCGGCGTGCGCGGCCGCCCTGCCGCGCCCTGGTATGTGGTCGGCAAGGACGTGGCCAGCAACGTGCTGTACGTGGACCAGGACCGTGACAGCCCGTGGATGCTGTCCAACAGGCTGCGCTCGGAGACCGCGCACTGGATTGCCGGCGCACCACCGGCACGGCGTTTTGAATGCACCGCGCAGACCCGCTACCGCCAGCCCGATGAGCCGTGCACGGTGGATGTGCTGGACGACGGCAGCGTGCAGGTCACCTTCGCCCGGCCGCAGCGTGCAGTCACCCCCGGGCAATCCCTGGTGCTGTATGACGGTGAGGTCTGCCTGGGTGGCGCGGTGATCGCCGCCACCGACGCGCCGCTGGAACAGCGCCTGCGCACCACCCCTTCTCCTTTTGAGGTAATCGCTGCATGA